The sequence GATCCTGCTGGAATAGTGTGGAAGTTCGACCATCTCCTGGATGTTAGGGACTCAAAGTTTAAGGATGATGTGAGGATGCTTGCACCTGAGGCTGATGAGGTTCAAATCAACAATCTTGAGAACCTCGTCGAAGGCGCCTTGGCTTTGAACACGATATATAGGGTTGTCAGACACTTCTACCTTTTAGGTAGGAAGACCCAGAGCTTCTACCTCATCCTTCAGCTTCAGATGATCCTTCCTTTGGTTATGCAGGAGGCTGAGGCGCTTGTCGGTGCGACTAAGGCCTTCGCTCTGGGTCAACCTATAGGCGACGGCATAGGCCCACTAGTAGCCTCTAAACTGATGAGGAATAGTGAGAAGAGGAAGGTTGAGAAGGATATAGTGGTCTCTGAGGTTGACCTCGAAGGTAGGAGGGTTTTAGCCTTGAAGGCTGAGGGTCCAGGTGGGAATGTCGGTAAGCCTGGGGATGCTATCAGGCAGCTCATTGAGGAGAGGAACGGCCAGGTCTCAATGGTCTTGATGATAGATGCTGCGGTGAAGTTTGAGGGTGAGAAGACAGGGGATATTAGTGAGGGTATAGGTGCCGCTATAGGTGGAATAGGAACTGAACGTTTCAAGATCGAGGAGGAGGTTTCAAAGTTTAAGATACCGTTACATGCTCTCATAGTGAAGGAGAGTATTCAGGAGGCTATAATGCCTATGAGGAGGGAGATAGCTGAGGCTGCTGATAAGGTCATATCGAGAATAAAGAATATTATAAAGGAGAGGACTAAGGAGGCTGATACTGTGATCGTTGCTGGAATAGGTAACACGATAGGTATTGGACAGTAGGTGTTGAGGGACGGAGCAGGCTAAGCGTGGTCTATACTTTTACATGGCCTTGATGTTCAGTCTGGCCGTTTTGGCTTACTCAGCTTGGCTGATATATGGTGCTGCATCTTCATACGATGAGGGTAAGGCTGAGACCTTATATAATTTGGCTCTCGGTGTGATGGGTGTTCTCTTGGCCGTATCCTCCTTGACGACGATGAGGAGGAGGATTCAGGCTGCTAGAGCTCAGTCCATCAGAACCTTGACGGTTGAGCTCTGTGAGAAGTGTGGCTTCAAGAGTGTGAGGGAGTTCAAGGTTGGAGATTATGTTCATAAGAGGTTAGGTCCATGTAGGCAGTGTAACGGTGATCTTCTCATAGACATGATATACTCTGAACCTTTGAAGAGAGAAGGATTCTAGGTTATTACCCTGCAACCGTCCCTCTCAACTATGACCGTATGTTCAGCCTGGGCTACTGGTTTACCGCTTGCCTCAACCAGGACGTTGTAGGAATGTATACATCTCGATTCCATCAGCTCCTTGAAGGACCTCATGACGACGTCTCTGGGGAATCTGGCTGCTAGCCAGCGTGAGGCGAATGGGAGGGTTCTGTAATTATTCTTCACGTGTTCCAATATTGCCTTCGCATCTTTGGACTTTAACCTCCTCTCCTTAACATATCTGAATATATATCTCTTGGGTGAGTCTCTTACCAGTCCGGTTGCGTTT is a genomic window of Candidatus Bathyarchaeota archaeon containing:
- a CDS encoding DUF1512 domain-containing protein; protein product: MFLTMFLFLFGSGASDGSSVGTLISTLMYLSFILFILFGQKIQLWTMLWNMSGALKKLEFMSSEAKALTVKTIKEIGRSKEDPSPRLNILLEHFLISPVDMDPAGIVWKFDHLLDVRDSKFKDDVRMLAPEADEVQINNLENLVEGALALNTIYRVVRHFYLLGRKTQSFYLILQLQMILPLVMQEAEALVGATKAFALGQPIGDGIGPLVASKLMRNSEKRKVEKDIVVSEVDLEGRRVLALKAEGPGGNVGKPGDAIRQLIEERNGQVSMVLMIDAAVKFEGEKTGDISEGIGAAIGGIGTERFKIEEEVSKFKIPLHALIVKESIQEAIMPMRREIAEAADKVISRIKNIIKERTKEADTVIVAGIGNTIGIGQ